The window TAGAGATAATGCATAAATAGGATAGTGAAtggaaaaccaaaatcataatataaatactaatgaaatacatttattattatatcatattaggTTTAAAGAATTGACTCCATAGTCATATAACCTCTATAAACtatctcacaaaaaaaaaaaaaaatagtactttccctctatatgttttcttttctggTGGTTTCTTGGTACTTCAAATTGTGTCATTGATAtactattatcacaaaatagGATCATGGATAGTACAACCAAGTGAACTACCCCCAAGTCTCATGGGGAATTTGATAAGCTAAATGACTTCCTTTGTTGCTTAAAAAGTAGCAACATATACCAGCTAGAGTGTAAATATACCTAAAGGTACACTTGCAAGTGTCCTTATCAGATTGAAAGTTTAAATCAATATAACCAAGGGGTACCAACTCATCACACTGACACATAAGCATATAACCCCTCGTTCTcttaagatacttgagtatatgtttAACATCCATCTAATACCTTGATTTTAAAGTGGGCTAATCTTtgattgatgaaaataactttatATTATTCCCAATGAATAGACTGCCACTTTCATTTAAGATTTAAAACATCACTATGCAACTTGCAATATAATAGATGCTCTTAGCCCTTTGCTATGACAATGTTTGGTAGTATCATATAGATGCTCCCATCAAGATGCTTTTTCAAGAACATTGTCAAATCGAAAGCATCATAATGTATAAGAGTACTTTGATGGATTTGAGGATGACCACTAATGAAAAGATTTCCTCATAGTCGAAAACATGTTTtgaactataacctttagctacaacctTACCCATAAAAGTCTCACCCTTTCCATCTACTTTACTCTCCCTCTTGTAGACTAACTTACACCTACAGGATTTAACCTTTTAGGTGCTTTTACAAAATCTAAAGTATGTTAGAACACAAGGAACTCTGCTTCTATAGTTCTTTGCCAAAAATGAGCATAACATCGCTCATTACTTCATTGGATATAATATGTGGTATACAACCCTCCCACTACAATATGAAACTTGTGTATCAGAATTTTCAAGGATGGTAGGTGCTTATGCTCCTAAATCTATAGTATTTTGTGCAAATGTGGATTATCTTTTAGTAATCTTCAATCTATTTCACCCTTTCCCTAATTGCTCATCATATAGTCTTCACAAAAGATTTGACATTTATACTAACAAATACCTTTTAATCCTTTTCGCTATATAAGTAATAATTCCTAAGATCCTCTTAGACATCTTATAGACTAATTAATATACCTCCTAACTTGTTTTCACCTTGTCTAACTTTGGTTTCAACATGTGTGTTGGACATCTCCATATGTGAATATGTCATAAACGAAGTTTATGATACGTTCACATCTCCATTCCTTGCCCTATAGTAGGAGTTgagatagagcccttaaaatcaagacatgatgtaaaaaTGTTAGATTTATCTTTCGTTTTCCCTCCATTTTATGCATAGATATTGTTTTGAACATTCAAACTCATATcatttgtattgtacatgacttaagtgcattaggagttgcacaaaagatacaagtcattgGTTCCTTATAAGATGATAAATAGTTCACAATCAATTCATTGATTTAAGTAATCTagtagaggttgtagtgcatgacctcctaattggaaggaaAACTCTTCTTGACCGTTAGGATGGACTTTCAATGGTTAGTGTGCTAGTATATGTGGTTATTGTATCattatgattcaccaaactattaTGTTGCATGAACTTTAAACCTTAAGATGATATTGAGCTTATGATAAAATCAATAGGAGTCTTTGGCCTATTGGGGAGACCTTAAAGTGGTtatatattctctatggattgagtcattgttgatggaggcCGATGACAAcagatattctcaataaagataCCAttatatctcatgggattgagacaacatgtccccttgggtgatataaggacatgtgatcatgaaatttgtaatCGCATTAATTCCTTTAGTGTAATTTGGTATATACTCCTTGGAACAAGAGTGTgacagttgatcacataataagagaacttgtaaatgaaatattagaaaaataatcttgatgggttgataacactaccttgttagattatagacatCAGTTTATGTGAAGTCCGCATGTAATAAATAATAGGTTACAAACCTGAACTTGAACTCATAATTTgataggatattggagtgcaGTTGACTCTCTTTAGTGGAGTACTGAGTCAACttcagaatttgattatgagggagccaatattttcctataggTCCTAACAATTCCTGTTCGTGATCCTAGTTCATGGTGGTACATTTGCTTTGAGGGATTTGGGTTTTAGATGGTTtgcataagaaaattttgataaaaatgtaaggttggactagatcttatgaattgtctttttggtctaggttaattaattaattggaaccaatagggttaattaattaagtacGATCTAGGTAGGCTAGATTTGGTGACCCAAGCTCAATTTGGGTTTAAGTCACTCAAGCCCATAAAGAGCCCTATATAAACCCTTTTAGGGGTTTAGGATTTCAACTTTTGCATGTCAACTTCCAGAGAGCCTCGAGAGAGAAACCTTAGCCACCCTCATAGAAGAAAGAAACCCATCATTTTCTTGTGCTTGGACCCATGGAAAAAGATTGGGTGAAAGATTCTTAGGTAGACAAGTTCCACAATTTTTAGCATCTTTTTCGGATGAGATtcaatttgggaacatccatATTGCAAGTTTCAGCATTTAATCTCCAAATCTAtgttaattatttgtttttgaaacCATTGTTTTTCACTACGTTAGATCTAGAGAGCCCTTGAGATAAATAACATGCACCCTACGAGATCCATGGCCAGTGAATAGAGTAATTCGAGGTTCCCAGTAGTTGATTCACATGATCAATGAAAGAGAATCTCAACTTTTTAAAGGGTACTTCATAGGTTTTAGATatcattatcaaacattggGATTAAAatgtttcttcatttatttcataCATAAGTAATTCCATTTATTGTTCAATTATTAACAGTTATCAATGAATCCATgatcatatgtttttttttttttttttaataatattagcTTTCTTCTTAAAGTTCTAactatatttaacttttattacATACTACCTCAATCCTTGATTCCAATACAAAGATGGAGTTGGTAGTAATCCTGAATTATTTCAAGTTGTACATGACTTATTTTCTAAACTAGAACCTAGTCTAAAAGCCTTTAAACAATTTGGAAATGGGGTATATAACTTTGACAATGTTATATTGCAAACTCATTCATATTAAgatttcatttatcattttattttcagaTTTATTAAATGCTCAATGTTGCTACATTGAATACATAAGCTATACAATTTTGAGATGTTAAGAAAAGATTTAGAGTTCGAGTTGTTATTACTTCGAGGATAAAAATGGTTCTCAATGAGTAGTTTTTTGTgataaacaaattttgaatattaacaTCACAATGCTTTCATTATCATCTATATTCTAATGAATGTATTCATGTCATTTCTTTATATCCAATTAAATGGTGGTTTATGTATGGTAACAAAACTCTATCGCAAACTGCATCATCTTTAGCATacgagagaaattggagcacactTGGCCTGATCCACACTAAACAAGTGAATTATCTCACCTACCCTAAGCttcaataattagttttttgttatcataacattaaactaaatttattaaatatggaGGTTGAGAATGATAGAGTTGCAAAAACAAATTCCCTTAATCTACTAGACATATCAACTGATCATGGAGAAGAAGAGGATAACAAGTTGTTCTAATAGGTTAGACCCCCACACTTAGATGATAACAACAAAAATCTTGATCCACAAATTGTTACATGTGTTCATGATTCAAGATTTGATGTTGAAAAGATGTTGATTGAAGAAATTCATAGTGAGAGTTTCAACACATACATAACAAATTCATTTGAGCAAGAAATGCAACAACCAACAAATCCTCCTCATGTTAGTATTGACTCTATGAGTGTTAGAAAAAGTAGTGGTGTCAGTGCTTCTGGTTTCCGTTATGATAGCTCACAAGGAGAGGAAGGTGATAATAGAGGTGATGGTGATAATAATCGAGGGAATGTTGGACAACAAGACCAAAGTCAATGTCTATTGAGCTTATTCACAAATGAAGTCGATTTCACATATTGCATGAAAAATGAAGGCCATTGCTTTAGACAAGCTGGCCTAGGCATTGGAGTTGTCAAAAAACCACATAAAGGAAGAGGACAACAAAGAATGACAACATTTGATGAGGACTCCTTCCTACTAGTTTTGACTCTATGAGTATAGGGACTCAACATAGTAACTCATCAAATGAGGCTCATGTTTATCTTCCTTATGTAATGAATTATGACCAACCACCCTTTTTCAATTATGGGATGAGTTTCAAGGTCAACTAATGATGACTATGGTATATTTAACTATCCTCCTATACAAATCTCATACGACGTTCCATATCAGATACAAGGACAAGTTGAAACAAACACATGGGTGAACTGGGAGTTTCCCATCCACGGAGAAGCAGTAAGTAGGAGTCAAAAGACTTATGCATGTcatgtttataattaaaatcaatattatgcAAACTCCAAGTCATGGTACAAATATTGTCTTCGTGAAGATGGGCTTTTGTCATCCTCAAGAGTCATGGAACCATAttgatcctcattttggtaGTAAAAGAAATCATTATAATGGAATTTGGAACAAATTTTgacatttaatgaaattaaatatttacttGAGATTAGTATTCAGCTCACACTTTGAaacttcatatttatattagCGCTTATTACATCATTGTTGAATGTCATCAATTATACGATATATGTACTATTTTTTTACTcacaaataactttaatatatagattattatttgttttatcatttattcTTTGAGTTTTGCCTAATATTTCTATGAATTTTCgtcttattgatattttttttccaaatttttgtcCAATTCTGATTCTTTTGTAAATTGAACCActgatattttattgatttatgatattttcatccttggtagGAAAaggttgagatattatgatttGAGGGGAAGAAGGATTAGGTAGGaaaaaggagaaggagaagaagtagaagaagaggaGTTGAAGATTTTAGGCTTTgttttggaataaattttaagtttgggTTTAAGAATTTAGAACTTTTTGGGAATAAGGGTGTCTTTGTTGTAAGACATTAGTCATGTTGATTTTTGTTTGGTCCTATATATTTGGGTTTCTATAAGTAAAGTCGTGGGTCTTGTTTTAGGTTGTTTGcttggttttattttatgattttttggcttaatattttaaatatttattttttttctagcaTCTGTTTTTGCATGATATTCTTGGGATATGCATTATTGATAGTTCTTTATGATtgcttataatttttaatttttaattgtggTTGTATCTATTTTACTTGTGAGatatcttatattattatttttataattatttttatagccATCACATAAACCAATCATATTGAGTCGACCAATTTTGCCTTAAGAAATCGTAGCATGTGAATCAATTTCCTATCACCTGTTTACCTTTTTATATTTAGTCTACATTGTCTTAGATGAAGTTGAATTCATAAAGAAAAGCATCCATTACACAATCACGTGGAAAACTCCAAGCAAGCCCTTTTGACTTGTTCAAAGTTGAAACTTCAATACTAAAACGCGTGTATATGCGTACAAGGTTTTGGTCCtatattttgacttttcttACCTTCCTGGAGCAGTCCCTCCTCCTTTTACTCTTCTCACATGGGTCAAACCACAACACAATTGAAACTTCATCTCCACCCTCAGCTCCTCCATCTCAGAGTAATGGACGGACTGAGGCTCTTGGGTGACACCATAGAGAACTAAGAGAAGAGTATCAAGTGGATATGGATTCATAGATTGAGACAGGTTCATTTTCTTAGCTACTAAGGATACCATAGTATTTAAAGAAATGGAAATGCATGCCATAAACCCACAAAACCTCTACAATTAATCTTCTCTCTTATACCGTCGAGCCCTTTAGTTTTCCAGCTTTCCACCCTAAAAAATGGTGAGtctctcattattattatttttttccatcagTCTGAGTAAAATGGAGGAAAACCCAAGAACTTGCTTGGATTAACCaatctttttttcccttttttttctttccatattttGTGTACCACAGGCCTCCGTATTGGACATTGAggtatttcaaatttttatttatttacttcaaattcttttaaagacATAGGTTcagttttcatttctttaaatttgtgaattaatCTATAAATGCTGGGGTTAACTGTTTGTTCGGCCAGAAAGAACTTGTTCAACAATCAGAAAGAGTCAAATCTGTGGATCTGCATCCTAAGGAACCATGGTATAGTTATGAATTGCTTTGATTTCACAATCTTTCAATGTGTTCAATGgaagtttttaattgttttactCAATCATATTGCATGATTCTTCTTCCTTCAGGATTCTAGCAAGTTTGTATTCAGGAACTGTGTGTATCTGGAACTACCACTCGCAGGTATGGAATTTGTGATCTTGTATCATAAAAATTGGCctatttcaatttctaaaaaccCACTTGGTTTTGGTCAGTTTTCACCTTTGTGATCATAATAGTCTTTACCATCCTAGAAGTCAGTTAGAACTAAGTATTTTCAATACGAAATCTTGAGCTTCAGTGCAAAAATGGCGCCCATTATAGATGATTGGTCAGTTGCGAGTTGTAGTGAATTTTTACTtctttgatagaaaaattttcatGCATTTAGTGCTTACACTTGGGTGCTATATATTCCAGGAACTTGTAAAGTCTTTCAGGGTCGCGGAATCACCAGGTGCACATGCAGATATATATTTCCGCCTTTCCTGAAGATACTTGAATGCATAGTTCCTTGTTTAACAATTGAATGGATGTCTGCAGTTCGATCAGCAAAATTTATAGCATGCAAACAATGGGTTGTTACTGGGGCTGATGACAAGTTTATCCGCGTCTTCAACTACAATACAATGGAGAAGATTGCAGAATTTGAGGCTCATACTGATTTCATTAGGAGTGTTGCAGTCCATCCTACCCTTCCATATGTGCTGTCAGCTTCTGATGACATGCTCATAAAGCTTTGGGATTGGGAGAAGGGTTGGGAGTGCACTCAAACGTTCCAGGGACATGCCCACTATGTGATGCAAGTGGCATTTAGTCCCAAAGACGTAAACACTTTCGCAAGTGCGTCTCTTGATGGCACCATAAAGGTCTGAATTAATTCTCATTTGTTGCTCGGTTACTTCTTTACTCTTTTTTGGTCACAGTAAGGCAATACTGCCTGTTTTCAGGTTTGGAATCTCAGCTCTCCTGCTCCAGACTTTACACTGGATGGGCATTCAAAAGGAGTGAATTGTATTGATTACTTCAGGAGAGGCTCTAAACCATATCTGATCTCGGGTTCGGATGACCACACTGCTAAGGTCTGAAACTCCATACTTTTTCATAGCTATATGTAGATCATATGTGTATAAAAATATTGGTTGAGTCGTTGATAAATCCGCTGAAAACAGGTGTGGGATTATGAAGCAAAAAGTTGTGTACAAACACTGGAAGGCCACACAAATAATGTTTCTGCAGTGTGTGTTCACCCTGAACTTCCCCTCATCTTTACCGGTTCTGAGGATGGGAACGTTCACATATGGGATGGAGCTACTTATAGGTAATAGTTTCATggctcaaaattttcttatcagTAAGAAACTTAGCAGGCATTTGGGTGTTCTCTTATAGATagaaattctttatttttcttaaccatCTTTGTCAAACTGCAGGCTTGAGAACACCCTGAGCTATGGTCTTGAAAGAGTTTGGGCTTTTGGGTGCATGAAAGAATCAAACAGGTATAATTGAGtttcttcatcttttatttgattattcCCTTATCGgtttgaagattgttgagatggtcAAAAGCATACAAAGAAACAAATTGTTTTTCTCACTATTCCCACCTGTTATCATTTCTTCTCTCAACAGGGTTGTGATTGGCTATGACAAAGGAACCATTATGATAAAAGTTCTCAGTTCTCACAGCGGGGGTTCCATGGGCATACGGGTTgaggagaaagagaagaaggaaTGTTGATTTGTACAACTAATTGTATTACCATTATGTACCATGGTGTGTCCTGATTGAATAACTCTTTATCTTTGGGTGGAAGATAGACTGGAAAGAATAAAGTCATAATATTAAGCAATTTCAAGTAAAAGCAGCTTCTGTCAATGGttgatgaaaatatttgttGCAGCCTAATTTATATCTCCCTTTTTCAAGATCCCTATGTCTTTGGGGGAGTGCTTAAAGGCAACTCGAAGGAATAAGCTATAGAATCATTCTAATGCTCTATTTTGTGTGCTCTTTTGATTGGTTGCAATAGGTCAGCTTGGAATTGCTATGTGGATTAGACTTGAAAATAATAGTAGATGGATGATTTCTAAAATTACAGCCATTGTAATATTATGGAATTTCTTGGTTGAA is drawn from Vitis riparia cultivar Riparia Gloire de Montpellier isolate 1030 chromosome 18, EGFV_Vit.rip_1.0, whole genome shotgun sequence and contains these coding sequences:
- the LOC117907482 gene encoding coatomer subunit beta'-2-like; this translates as MASVLDIEKELVQQSERVKSVDLHPKEPWILASLYSGTVCIWNYHSQELVKSFRVAESPVRSAKFIACKQWVVTGADDKFIRVFNYNTMEKIAEFEAHTDFIRSVAVHPTLPYVLSASDDMLIKLWDWEKGWECTQTFQGHAHYVMQVAFSPKDVNTFASASLDGTIKVWNLSSPAPDFTLDGHSKGVNCIDYFRRGSKPYLISGSDDHTAKVWDYEAKSCVQTLEGHTNNVSAVCVHPELPLIFTGSEDGNVHIWDGATYRLENTLSYGLERVWAFGCMKESNRVVIGYDKGTIMIKVLSSHSGGSMGIRVEEKEKKEC